The DNA window CGCCTTCCTGCTGCGGATACAGAGAATTCTTGTCTTTCCACACTCGCAGCATAACAGGCTGTTCAAAACCTGATTTAACAGCCTCTTCCCCAATAAACCGGGCATTATCAATTGAATATACTGTTATTATTTCAGGTTTGTAATGCAGCAAAGACCCGATTAAATGTTCAGGTATTTGTACCAGATGACCTATATGCCCCAAAGGCAGCCCGGCTTTAGCAAGGGTTTCAGCCTCTCTATAGTCTACCGCTACTATGCCGTCAAAATTATCAAGTTCAAGGATTCGTGAGGCAACCATAGGATTCCGTCCAAACTGTTTGGTCATAAGATAAAGACGGAGGTTCAGATCCACAGCCTTCCGGGAAATTCGAAGACTGTTCTCCATTATTGCATCCATATCAAGCACATAACTGTCAGGCTGGATAAGCCCTTTTGTATGAAAGAATCTGACAGCTTCTATTAATTCAGGATTTTGGTTTATCATTTTTTCCAGAAACAATTATTTCTCCTTTGAAGTGGAATCGTCGTTTTGCTGCATGGAGATTGCTTCTTTCAAGATTCGCACTACTGTATCAACTCCGGCCTTGTTTGGATTAATTCTGATCATATAAGCGGCTCCCTCGGGATCCGCCTTCGTGAAGGTTCCGCTTACCCGGTAAATCATCGGTAATATCTCGTATTTAGATTCGGCTCCTACCGGCCATGATCCGGCGCCAAGACGGCCGGCCGCTTCTATTACGCCGGCGCTGACCGGCTTTTCAAGCCGGATTATTATGACCTTCGACTGTGCGTTTGCTATAAAAGCGCTTTCTACTCCGCGTATTCTTCCGCTGTTCAGTTCTGCACAAAGCTTTTCTATAGTCCTGCCCTGAACGGCAAGCAGAACGGAAGCGCTGACCATTCCGCGCAGAGCCGCAAGCGCCTCGTGCCCCTGTACCTGGGAGCCGCCGGAATAGTGACTCTTCCTGATATTTTCGACATATTTTCTTTTTCCGATCACAATCCCTATACCCTCGGGCCCCATAAGCTTGAACATCGAAAATGCGGAAAGATCCGCCCCAAGCTCGACGCCGGTTCTGCGGACCTTGAGTACGGCATAGTTATCGTCCGTAATTACCGGTATACCGGGCATTGCCTTTTTTACTACAGAAATAACCTCGCCGATATTGTAACTGTCTTCCATTTTCTGCCGCGTATACTGCACAAGAACGGATTCTATCCCTCCGGACAACTCCGATAGAGCCTTTTCCAGACTCGCTGTCGAATTGAAATCTGCTTTGACAGCTTTAAGCCCCATCATTTCGAAGGTATTGACGGTCGTTGGATATACGGGCGCATCATGCACAAGCACCGCAGTCCCGGAAGCAACCATTGAGCACAGCCCCTCCCTTATTGCGCCTGTTCCGGCCCCCCTTACGAGCACCGAATCCTCTACGTTAAAAAAATCGGCGAACACCTTCTCAACATCCCTGGTAGTAGCTGGCCCGCCTATAC is part of the Alkalispirochaeta americana genome and encodes:
- a CDS encoding aminotransferase class V-fold PLP-dependent enzyme, whose amino-acid sequence is MKTYPLETISIDEAIEQQHRLVDAASRHILGARMLSEGDLGLVPGIGGPATTRDVEKVFADFFNVEDSVLVRGAGTGAIREGLCSMVASGTAVLVHDAPVYPTTVNTFEMMGLKAVKADFNSTASLEKALSELSGGIESVLVQYTRQKMEDSYNIGEVISVVKKAMPGIPVITDDNYAVLKVRRTGVELGADLSAFSMFKLMGPEGIGIVIGKRKYVENIRKSHYSGGSQVQGHEALAALRGMVSASVLLAVQGRTIEKLCAELNSGRIRGVESAFIANAQSKVIIIRLEKPVSAGVIEAAGRLGAGSWPVGAESKYEILPMIYRVSGTFTKADPEGAAYMIRINPNKAGVDTVVRILKEAISMQQNDDSTSKEK